One window of the Catenulispora sp. EB89 genome contains the following:
- a CDS encoding glycosyl hydrolase family 79 C-terminal domain-containing protein produces MKTVIRTRAVTAAATLAAASLAAALTGAAAHQPTSTAPAAARATSTGLAITVHPGQTGQRLPAGFVGLSFGAATVAADNYSSTDLAGYLRTLGPAGTIRVGGNSGDGTFWTSTGETPPSWATSGTITPAKLAPLAAIAKAAGWKVILAVNLKHRDPARAADEARYAQQIFGRSLLAIEVGNEPNFYEADAAAYYADFETYAAAIRAAVPGIRLTGPEAETNHSSWLAGFAAADAAHPDVSLVTDHTYPTSACGTQVATIPQLLGTASVQYENANAQAALSAARQLHVPAAMSETNSTVCAGTAGVSDTFASALWSLDYNLLLAQDGITSAEFMDGTNAAGCDPYTPLCPTTGDLTPRPLYYGMLATELVGSGEFVALDNPDAADVRAYAIRDHGHLTVVLDDVQDPASHTATTVNLNLGLRGLHRGSLTALTTTSPAGLAATSGITLGGQQVGAHGAFGTPQQTPVEVRHGNASVTVQAGSAVIIRFS; encoded by the coding sequence ATGAAGACCGTTATACGCACGCGCGCCGTCACGGCTGCCGCGACCCTCGCCGCCGCCAGCCTCGCCGCCGCGCTGACCGGCGCCGCGGCGCATCAGCCCACGTCGACAGCCCCTGCGGCCGCCAGGGCCACATCCACCGGCCTGGCCATCACCGTCCACCCCGGCCAGACCGGCCAGCGGCTCCCCGCAGGCTTCGTCGGGCTCTCGTTCGGGGCCGCGACGGTCGCCGCCGACAACTACTCCAGTACCGACCTCGCCGGGTATCTCAGGACGCTGGGTCCGGCCGGGACCATTCGGGTCGGGGGCAACTCCGGCGACGGCACGTTCTGGACCTCCACCGGCGAGACGCCGCCGAGTTGGGCCACGTCCGGCACCATCACGCCGGCGAAGCTGGCGCCGCTGGCGGCGATCGCGAAGGCGGCCGGCTGGAAGGTGATCCTCGCGGTGAACCTCAAGCACCGGGATCCGGCACGGGCCGCTGATGAGGCACGCTACGCGCAGCAGATCTTCGGGCGCTCGCTGCTGGCGATCGAGGTCGGCAACGAGCCCAACTTCTACGAGGCCGACGCCGCCGCCTACTACGCCGACTTCGAGACCTACGCCGCCGCGATCCGGGCCGCCGTGCCGGGCATCCGGCTGACCGGGCCGGAGGCCGAGACGAACCACAGCTCGTGGCTCGCCGGCTTCGCCGCCGCCGACGCCGCGCACCCGGACGTCTCCCTCGTCACCGACCACACCTACCCGACGAGCGCCTGCGGCACCCAGGTCGCGACCATCCCGCAGCTGCTGGGCACCGCCTCGGTGCAGTACGAGAACGCCAACGCGCAGGCGGCGCTGAGCGCGGCGCGCCAGCTCCACGTCCCGGCGGCGATGAGCGAGACCAACTCCACGGTCTGCGCCGGTACCGCAGGGGTCAGCGACACCTTCGCCTCGGCACTGTGGTCCCTGGACTACAACCTGCTGCTCGCGCAGGACGGCATCACCAGCGCGGAGTTCATGGACGGCACCAACGCCGCCGGCTGCGACCCGTACACCCCGCTCTGCCCGACGACCGGCGACCTGACACCGCGTCCGCTGTACTACGGAATGCTCGCCACCGAGCTCGTCGGGAGCGGGGAGTTCGTCGCGCTGGACAACCCGGACGCCGCCGACGTACGCGCCTACGCCATCCGCGACCACGGCCACCTGACGGTGGTGCTCGACGACGTCCAAGACCCGGCGAGCCACACAGCCACGACGGTGAACCTGAACCTCGGCCTGCGCGGCCTGCACCGCGGAAGCCTCACCGCGCTGACCACGACTTCCCCGGCCGGGCTGGCAGCGACCTCCGGAATCACGCTCGGCGGACAGCAAGTCGGCGCACACGGAGCGTTCGGAACCCCGCAGCAGACGCCGGTCGAAGTGCGGCACGGGAACGCGAGCGTGACGGTGCAGGCGGGAAGCGCGGTCATCATCCGATTCAGCTGA
- a CDS encoding sigma-70 family RNA polymerase sigma factor, which yields MADGSAALGDRAEADFELFARGIMHRLLRTAVFLVGDRHTAEDLVQVSLERTARHWRRIGGDNPEAYSRKVLVNLAIDRTRKLKRGRDTPIGDATDLDLLGSGRDAVGGSGSPSGSGPGSGSGDADPSGDLAAGLAALPARQRAVLVLRYWCDLDEREIADTLGISTGSVKTHASRGLKALHGRLTSTSEVPR from the coding sequence GTGGCTGACGGGAGCGCAGCGTTGGGGGACCGGGCGGAGGCGGACTTCGAGCTCTTCGCGCGCGGGATCATGCACCGGCTGCTGCGCACCGCGGTCTTCCTGGTCGGGGACCGGCACACCGCCGAGGACCTGGTGCAGGTCTCGCTGGAGCGCACGGCGCGGCACTGGCGGCGCATCGGGGGCGACAATCCTGAGGCGTACTCGCGCAAGGTGCTGGTGAACCTCGCGATCGACCGGACGCGGAAGCTCAAGCGCGGGCGTGACACGCCGATCGGTGATGCCACCGATCTGGACCTGCTCGGCTCTGGCCGGGATGCGGTGGGTGGGTCGGGGTCTCCTTCCGGTTCCGGGCCCGGGTCCGGCTCGGGCGACGCGGATCCGTCCGGCGACCTCGCCGCCGGCCTGGCCGCGCTGCCCGCCCGGCAGCGTGCGGTCCTGGTGCTGCGCTACTGGTGCGACCTGGACGAGCGCGAGATCGCCGACACGCTCGGCATCTCGACCGGCTCGGTGAAGACGCACGCGTCCCGGGGGCTCAAAGCGCTCCACGGCCGACTGACCTCGACAAGTGAGGTTCCACGATGA
- a CDS encoding TrmH family RNA methyltransferase: protein MTASAVRVKSPRDLRTERRRRTHSCWDHLIAAPLWPMHDANLGTLLRTCDAVGACLAVPKLPWVPDALARGNTLRKPACVHWTGDQLTWLSRQHARKDTNVVGAELADEAVRLADLPAARTRTVLVLGHERDGIPPDAVELLDLAVEIPMIGTGASLNVAVAGSLVLYRLAGLL, encoded by the coding sequence GTGACCGCATCCGCCGTGCGGGTGAAGTCACCCCGCGATCTGCGCACCGAACGCCGCCGCCGCACCCACAGCTGCTGGGACCACCTCATCGCCGCACCCCTGTGGCCGATGCACGACGCCAACCTCGGCACCCTCCTGCGCACCTGCGACGCGGTCGGCGCCTGCCTGGCCGTCCCGAAGCTCCCCTGGGTCCCCGACGCCCTGGCCCGCGGCAACACCCTGCGCAAACCCGCCTGCGTGCACTGGACCGGCGACCAGCTCACCTGGCTCTCCCGCCAGCACGCGCGCAAGGACACGAACGTCGTCGGCGCCGAACTCGCCGACGAAGCCGTCCGCCTCGCCGACCTCCCGGCCGCCCGCACCCGCACCGTCCTGGTCCTCGGCCACGAACGCGACGGCATCCCGCCCGACGCCGTGGAACTCCTCGACCTGGCCGTCGAGATCCCCATGATCGGCACCGGTGCCAGCCTGAACGTGGCCGTGGCGGGATCGCTGGTGCTGTACCGACTGGCCGGGCTTTTGTGA
- a CDS encoding FAD-dependent oxidoreductase: MRVSIVGAGLGGLALAQGLRGAGIEADVFERDPGIVARFQGYRLVLDPIGYQAVRDCLPTRWHPLLNEIVMDAAAEQLILDPQLNEIGRLGAGRTGIVVDRQVLRHLLLTGLTVHTDAALTGYDVQADGTVRSEFARRGPATADLLVGADGVTSAVRRVLTPQTTPTDTGVRFVIGRTPLTDEFAGLSKAYGSKIAGDGVSLLLGAMRFPTPPKQAAERLAPEVTLPDIGDYVRWAMILPPDGSLHDLSPQDAVLSRMDGWHPELRALIEQADPDNSTLLSIRVVKPGDRWTPGPVTLLGDAIHATSPTGGNGANTALRDADLLRRRLIEADAGRRDLLGAVDDYERQMFEYGAQAVQSSLDKLPAFAPEAKLA; encoded by the coding sequence ATGCGAGTTTCCATAGTCGGAGCCGGTCTGGGCGGTCTGGCTCTCGCGCAGGGTCTGCGCGGTGCCGGTATCGAGGCCGACGTCTTCGAGCGCGACCCGGGCATCGTCGCCCGGTTCCAGGGCTACCGGCTGGTGTTGGACCCGATCGGCTACCAGGCCGTGCGCGACTGCCTGCCGACGCGGTGGCACCCGCTGCTGAACGAGATCGTCATGGACGCCGCCGCCGAGCAGCTGATCCTGGACCCGCAGCTGAACGAGATCGGCCGGCTCGGCGCGGGCCGGACCGGCATCGTGGTCGACCGGCAGGTGCTGCGCCATCTGTTGCTGACCGGCCTCACCGTGCACACCGACGCCGCGCTGACCGGCTACGACGTCCAGGCCGATGGCACCGTCCGCAGCGAGTTCGCCCGCCGCGGTCCGGCCACCGCCGACCTGCTCGTCGGCGCGGACGGCGTCACCTCCGCGGTGCGCCGGGTGCTGACGCCGCAGACCACCCCGACCGACACCGGCGTCCGGTTCGTCATCGGCCGCACCCCGCTGACCGACGAGTTCGCCGGCCTGTCCAAGGCCTACGGCTCCAAGATCGCCGGTGACGGCGTCAGCCTGCTCCTCGGCGCGATGCGCTTCCCCACCCCGCCGAAGCAGGCCGCCGAGCGCCTGGCGCCCGAAGTCACGCTGCCCGACATCGGCGACTACGTGCGCTGGGCCATGATCCTGCCGCCGGACGGCTCGCTGCACGACCTGAGCCCGCAGGACGCCGTACTGTCCCGTATGGACGGCTGGCACCCGGAGCTGCGCGCACTGATCGAGCAGGCCGACCCGGACAACAGCACCCTGCTGTCCATCCGCGTGGTCAAGCCCGGCGACCGCTGGACCCCCGGCCCGGTCACCCTCCTCGGCGACGCCATCCACGCCACCTCCCCGACCGGCGGCAACGGCGCCAACACCGCACTACGCGATGCCGACCTGCTCCGCCGCCGCCTGATCGAGGCCGACGCCGGCCGCCGGGACCTGCTCGGCGCGGTCGACGACTACGAGCGCCAGATGTTCGAGTACGGCGCCCAGGCCGTGCAGAGCAGCCTCGACAAGCTGCCCGCGTTCGCGCCCGAAGCGAAGCTGGCCTGA
- a CDS encoding discoidin domain-containing protein: MFPARRSSALLLVLALMLAVLSVPSLGAVRARAASCDTGTNLALNKTATASSIEGAGTPASAAVDGNTGTRWSSQFSDPQWLQVDLGSTQSICEVVLNWETASGKAYQIQTSNDGSTWTSIYSTTTGPGGTETLNVSGSGRYIRMYGTARNTGYGYSLWEFSVYGGGGSTPPPPNWNLVWQDTFGGTAGTAPSASNWIEDTGHNSPGGPADWGTGEVESASSSTANVSVDGNGHLNITALEDSSGNWTSGRIETQRSDFAAPAGGELEVTATIKQPNVANPAGYWPAFWALGNGSRTGSGTWPAIGETDIMENVNGHSTTSSGLHCGVAPNGPCNEYSGRGSGLRTCSGCLSAYHTYTEVIDRTQSDEQIRFSVDGVQTWSVSESQVGVTTWQNAVDHGFFLILDLAVGGSWPNADCGCTSPTAATTSGGTLSVGPISVYTTTGPAPTPLTPPPAATGSNVVKVTGSQGNWQLNVNGSPYQVKGVTWGPGNQAGDGYLNDAASMGVNTIRTWGTDGTSQPLLDAAAARGIKVINGFWLNQGADYVNDTTYKTNTLNTIKQYVAQYKDHPATLMWDVGNEVILTSQNYTYPNGATVEQERDAYAQYVEQITEAIHAIDPNHPVTSTDAWTGAWPYYKQYTPSLDLLAVNSYGSVCNVNTDWTNGGYTKPYIVTESGDAGEWEVPNDANGVPTEPTDQQQRDGYTSAWNCIAGHPGVSFGGTLFNYGVENDFGGVWFNLLTGGWRRLSYYAVKQAFTGQAQTNTPPEITSMTLSNTASVPAGGQFTVNVAANNHTGDALSYNVALSSKYVNSATALQSPSSYTQTGPGAFTVTAPQTLGVWKVYVYVYDQHGGVGIQSASFRVVAPPVAGTNVALGKPTTASSFQAAGNGQTYVASNATDGNWSTRWASDWSDPQWLQVDLGQSTAIKHIQLGWESAYGKAYQIQVSNDGTNWTTVYSTTTGAGGVETFDVSGTGRYVRMYGTRRGTTYGYSLYEFGVYA; encoded by the coding sequence ATGTTCCCCGCACGAAGATCGTCGGCTTTACTGCTGGTCCTGGCTTTGATGCTCGCTGTTCTGTCCGTACCGTCACTCGGGGCGGTACGGGCCCGGGCGGCGAGTTGCGACACCGGTACGAACCTGGCTCTGAACAAGACCGCGACGGCTTCCTCGATCGAGGGTGCCGGTACCCCGGCCTCGGCCGCGGTGGACGGGAACACTGGGACGCGCTGGTCGTCGCAGTTCTCTGACCCGCAGTGGCTCCAGGTCGACCTGGGCAGCACGCAGAGCATCTGCGAGGTCGTTCTGAACTGGGAGACCGCCTCAGGCAAGGCCTACCAGATCCAGACCTCGAACGACGGCTCGACCTGGACGAGCATCTACTCGACCACCACCGGCCCCGGCGGCACCGAAACGCTGAACGTGTCCGGCAGCGGTCGCTACATCCGCATGTACGGCACGGCGCGCAACACCGGCTACGGCTACTCGCTGTGGGAGTTCAGCGTCTACGGAGGCGGGGGCAGCACTCCGCCTCCGCCGAACTGGAACCTGGTGTGGCAGGACACGTTCGGCGGCACGGCCGGCACCGCGCCGTCGGCGTCCAACTGGATCGAGGACACCGGCCACAACTCGCCGGGCGGTCCGGCGGACTGGGGCACCGGTGAGGTCGAATCGGCCTCGTCGTCCACCGCAAACGTTTCCGTGGACGGCAACGGCCACCTGAACATCACAGCCCTCGAAGACAGCTCGGGGAACTGGACCTCAGGCCGCATCGAGACGCAGCGTTCCGACTTCGCCGCCCCGGCCGGCGGCGAGCTGGAGGTCACCGCGACCATCAAGCAGCCGAACGTGGCGAACCCGGCCGGCTACTGGCCCGCGTTCTGGGCCCTGGGCAACGGATCGCGGACGGGTTCGGGCACCTGGCCGGCCATCGGCGAGACCGACATCATGGAGAACGTCAACGGCCATTCGACCACCTCGTCCGGCCTGCACTGCGGGGTCGCGCCGAACGGTCCGTGCAACGAGTACAGCGGGCGTGGCAGCGGTCTGCGAACCTGCAGCGGCTGCCTGAGCGCGTACCACACGTACACCGAGGTCATCGACCGCACGCAGTCCGACGAGCAGATCCGCTTCTCGGTGGACGGCGTGCAGACCTGGTCGGTCAGCGAGAGCCAGGTCGGCGTGACCACCTGGCAGAACGCCGTGGACCACGGCTTCTTCCTGATCCTGGACCTGGCGGTCGGCGGCTCCTGGCCGAACGCCGACTGCGGCTGCACCTCGCCGACCGCGGCCACCACCTCCGGCGGCACGCTGAGCGTCGGACCGATCTCCGTCTACACCACGACCGGCCCGGCTCCGACCCCGCTGACGCCGCCGCCGGCCGCGACCGGCTCGAACGTCGTGAAGGTCACCGGCAGTCAGGGGAACTGGCAGCTGAACGTCAACGGCTCGCCGTACCAGGTGAAGGGCGTCACGTGGGGCCCGGGCAACCAGGCCGGCGACGGCTACCTCAACGACGCCGCCTCGATGGGCGTCAACACCATCCGCACCTGGGGTACCGACGGGACGTCGCAACCACTGCTGGACGCGGCGGCGGCGCGCGGCATCAAGGTGATCAACGGCTTCTGGCTGAATCAGGGAGCTGACTACGTCAACGACACGACGTACAAGACCAACACCCTGAACACCATCAAACAGTACGTCGCGCAGTACAAGGACCATCCCGCGACGCTGATGTGGGACGTCGGGAACGAGGTCATCCTCACCTCGCAGAACTACACGTATCCCAACGGCGCCACGGTCGAGCAGGAACGCGACGCGTACGCGCAGTACGTCGAGCAGATCACCGAGGCGATCCACGCCATCGACCCGAACCACCCGGTCACCTCGACCGACGCCTGGACCGGCGCCTGGCCGTACTACAAGCAGTACACGCCGAGCCTGGACCTGCTCGCGGTGAACTCCTACGGCTCGGTCTGCAACGTGAACACGGACTGGACCAACGGCGGGTACACCAAGCCGTACATCGTCACCGAGTCCGGCGACGCCGGCGAGTGGGAGGTGCCGAACGACGCCAACGGCGTGCCGACCGAGCCCACCGACCAGCAGCAGCGCGACGGCTACACCAGCGCGTGGAACTGCATCGCCGGGCATCCCGGCGTCTCCTTCGGCGGGACGCTGTTCAACTACGGCGTCGAGAACGACTTCGGCGGCGTCTGGTTCAACCTGCTCACCGGCGGCTGGCGGCGGCTGTCGTACTACGCGGTCAAGCAGGCCTTCACCGGCCAGGCGCAGACCAACACCCCGCCAGAGATTACGTCGATGACGCTCAGCAACACCGCGAGCGTCCCGGCCGGGGGCCAGTTCACCGTGAACGTCGCGGCGAACAACCACACCGGCGACGCGCTGAGCTACAACGTCGCGTTGTCCAGCAAGTACGTGAACAGCGCCACCGCGCTGCAGTCGCCGTCCAGCTACACGCAGACCGGCCCGGGAGCGTTCACCGTCACCGCGCCGCAGACGCTCGGCGTGTGGAAGGTCTACGTGTACGTCTACGACCAGCACGGCGGCGTCGGCATCCAGTCCGCGTCGTTCCGCGTGGTCGCGCCGCCGGTCGCGGGGACGAACGTGGCGCTGGGCAAACCGACCACGGCCTCGTCCTTCCAGGCCGCGGGCAACGGGCAGACCTACGTGGCGTCGAACGCCACCGACGGCAACTGGTCGACCCGGTGGGCCAGTGATTGGAGCGATCCGCAGTGGCTCCAGGTCGATCTGGGTCAGAGCACTGCGATCAAGCACATCCAGCTGGGCTGGGAGTCCGCGTACGGCAAGGCGTACCAGATCCAGGTCTCGAACGACGGGACGAACTGGACCACCGTGTACAGCACCACGACCGGTGCCGGCGGGGTGGAGACGTTCGATGTCTCGGGGACCGGCCGGTATGTGCGCATGTACGGGACGCGGCGCGGAACCACGTACGGCTACTCGCTGTACGAGTTCGGCGTCTATGCATGA